The following nucleotide sequence is from Rhodospirillales bacterium.
TTCACAAACCCCTGCAAATTCGAATCGACATAGGCATGCGGATGATCGAGCGAATAACGCACACCGGCTTGGGCCGCCAGATTGACAACAATCTGCGGCTTTTCCGCCTCAAACAACGCCGTCATAGCCTCACGATCCGCCAGATCAAGCTGCTGAAAGGTAAAACCGCTTTGCCCCTCAAGTTCGGCCAATCGCGCATGTTTCAGCGCAACATCGTAATAATCATTCAGATTATCAACCCCGAGCACTTTATGCCCAGTCGCCAGCAATTCTTTGGTAAAGGCATGCCCAATGAAACCAGTCGCCCCTGTCACAAGTATCTTTTTCATTGGCCTATCCTATTACGCTTGCGCCGCCCGCCGCAAGCGATCATTAATCGCAATACCGATCCCGACTTCCGGCACGGCCATCACAGCAATCCCCTTCGCTCCGCTCTCGTCAAGCACTTTCAGCATCGCAAACAAATTCGCCGCCGCTTCATACAAATCCTTATTTTCACTCAAATTACAAACCAGTTCCGCCGGAAAATCACTCCCAATCATAAATTTTGTTCTGCCAAAAGCGAGCAGCGCCTCGTCCTCTTTCAAATCAATCGCATTTAACCGCACCGGCAAATTCGGCGCATAATGCTTCAGTAATTGCCCCGGCGACTTTGGCGCCACAGAATCGCCTGCATCATACCGAACTTCAACACCAAGAACTTTGGATATATCCTCCGCACTGATCCCGCCCGGACGCAAAACTAGCGGCGCTTCACCGCTCAAATCCAGCACCGTGGATTCCAGCCCCACCGCGCACGCCCCGGCCGCCAAAATAATATCCACCTTATCCCCCAGCGAATCATACACATGCGCCGCCGTTGTCGGACTAAGCGTTCCCGACGCATTCGCACTCGGCGCCGCCAAGGGTACACATGCCGCCTTTATCAACGCCCGTGCCACCTTATGCGCAGGCACGCGCACCGCCAGCGTTTCCAGCCCCGTACTCGCCAGTTCGGAAATCTGCGTATTCTCTTTCTTTGGTAAAATCAACGTCAGCGGCCCCGGCCAGAAAGCTTGCGACATCGCGCGCGCCCAGTCATTAACCACAACAAATTCCCCCGCCTGCTCCAGATCCGTGACATGAATGATCAAGGGATTAAAGCTCGGCCGTCCTTTGGCCGCAAAAATCTTCGCCACAGCCTGCCCATTGGTCGCATCCGCCGCCAGACCGTAAACAGTCTCAGTCGGCATACCGACCAGCCCGCCGGATTTCAAAATCTCGGCAGCCTCGGCAATACTTTCAGGATTTGCGCTCTTGATCATGCTTTGTGCAATACACCACCGGATACGGGCCGTGCAATCCCCGTCGTTTCGGGCAAACTCAGCGGTAAACCCAACAAAGAGCGTACCGCCAGATAACCAAAACACTCCGCCTCAATTGCATCACCGTCATAACCAACATCATCTATAGATTTCATTTTACTTTTAGGCCTCCAAAAACCACCTAAACGCTTGGATAAAACCTCCATCAAATATTTATTTTTTCGTCCGCCACCAGCGACATAAATAACCTTGGGAACATTTGGCAACCCCTTCACTGATTTTTCAATAGCCCCCACGCTCATAGCAAACAACGTCGCCATCCCCATTTCATCTGACAAGTCACGAACAATATCAACACTCCAACTATTACGGTCCAACGATTTGGGACCCGGCAAACTAAAATAGTCATCGGCAAGAAAACCCTCAAGAATACCCACATGTGGCAAGCTTTTTGAGGCAAGCATACCATCCTTATCAAAGGCAACGCCTCGCCTGTGCTTAATAAAATCATCCATCAACGCATTCCCCGGCCCGCAGTCAAACGCACATAAATCGCCATCTTCCGCAATATACGTCACATTCGCCACACCACCCAGATTCAAAACTGCCACCGGCTTATCCTGACCTACCATAATCGCCGCATGATACAGCGGCGTCAATGGCGCACCCTGCCCCCCGGCTTTCATATCCGCTGAACGAAAATCATTCACCACATCCATACCCGTCTCCACCGCCAGCCATGCTCCGTCACCGAGCTGCCATGTAAAACTATCCTTCGGAGCATGGGTAATGGTCTGGCCGTGAAAGCCAATCACATCCGCCTCAAAACCGCTTGCCTTCACCGCCGCAATGTGCAAATCCGTCACCAGAGCTTCCGCTTCACGCGTCTGCGCATCGGGCACGCGTTTACCAAAACACGCCCGCACATTATCCCGCACGCTCAAATCATAAGGATGCGCATAAAACCCCAGCGGTTTAACGAAAGCGTGCCCGTCGGTTTCCACTAGCGCGACATCAATCTCCCCGTCTAGCGCCGTTCCGGACATCAGGCCAATTGCCCTATAGACTTTATGCTCACTCATGCTTATACAATTTGGGTTATGACGAAATACAAATCAGAATTTTTAAACATCTTAACCGAGCGCGACTTCATTCACCAGTGCTCTGATTTCAACGGCCTTGATGCCAAGCTGAGTAAAGGCGTGCAAAGCGCATATATCGGCTTTGACGCCACCGCTGACTCCTTGCATGTCGGTTCCCTCGTCCAAATCATGATGCTTTACTGGTTCCAGCAATGCGGCCACAAGCCGATCACCCTGATGGGCGGCGGCACCACCAGGGTCGGCGACCCTTCGGGCAAGGATGAAAGCCGCCGGATGCTCACTGAAACCGATATCGAAAAAAACATCGGCGGCATCGGGCTGATCTTCGGAAACTACCTCCGATACGGCAGCGGCCGAACCGACGCGCTGATGGTGAATAACGCCGACTGGCTTGACCAGCTCAACTATATCGACTTCCTGCGCGATTACGGCCCGCACTTTACAATCAACCGTATGATGGGCTTCGAGTCCGTCAAACTCCGCCTTGAGCGAGAACAACCGCTGACCTTCCTCGAGTTTAACTACATGATCTTGCAGGCTTACGACTTTGTCGAATTACGCCAGCGCTTCGGCACCATTTTGCAAATGGGCGGAAGCGACCAGTGGGGAAACATTATCAATGGCGTTGAATTATGGCGACGAACCTCGCCAAGAGAAAAAAGCAAAGGTTTCAGCGTTGGCAATTACTCTGGACCAGCTACAGATCCAGTTTTCGCCCTCACCACTCCGCTGCTTACCACCGCCAGCGGCGCAAAAATGGGCAAAACCGCCGATGGCGCGGTCTGGCTCAACGCCGACAAGCTCCCCGCATACGACTTCTGGCAATACTGGCGCAATACCGAAGACGCCGATGTCGGGCGTTTCCTCAAGCTCTTCACCACCTTGCCGATGGACGAAATCGCCCGCCTCGAAGCCGTGCAGGGCGCAGAAATCAACGAGGTCAAAAAAGTACTGGCCTTCGAAGTCACCAAACTCTGCCACGGCGAAACCGCCGCACGCGAAGCCGCCGACACGGCTGCCAAAGTCTTCGAACAAGGCTCGATCGGCGCGGATTTACCCTGCGTTCAACTCGACCTCTCCGCAGGCGTAACCTTCATCGATGCCGCCTGCGCCGCCGGACTCACCACATCGAAAGGCGAAGCCCGGCGCATCATCAGTCAAGGCGGCGCGAAAGTAAACGGACAGCCCGTCACCGATCCCGCCTTTACCCTCACCGCCGATATGATCAGCGAAGGCGATGCCATCAAAATCTCAACTTCGAAGAAAAAACACGCACTGGTAAAAGCGAGCTAAAAAATTTATTTCTGCTCGAACAGCACGCGCCGTAAAATTCCTGGCGTCAGAACTGACAGCGGGTTTACCGAAACTTTTGGATCCTCGCTTGATCCCTTCATCGTATAGGTCGCCGCGATCAGAGCGCCGGTTCCGCCGGTTAGAATGTCCCCGACCAGCGGAATATCGCCGATCACCTTGTTAATCCCGGACAGCGGAATAATTGTACCGGTCACATCCATCGTATGGGCGGCATTATCAAACGTCCCGTCGAAGGTCAGCCCCAATGAATTTCCCGAGGTCCGGCCATCTTTAAACACCAGCAACGACCCGTTCGGTCTATACCGCCAGTCAAAATTCGCCTCCATCTTGGTAAAGCTGAGGCCTTCCTGCCCGTTCAGGCTGGCCATTAACCCTGGCAAAGACATCGCCCCGAGAAGCTGCGCCAATGCTGGAGCATCGATAACCTTGAAATCGCTCATCTCCGCCACACCGATTAAATTCCGGTCAAACACTCCGCGGATCGGCTCGCCGTAAATCACCAGCTTGCCGCCGCGCACACCTTTATACAAATCAAATGCTTTAAGTATCGCACCCGCATCATCGGCTTCCAATCGAAAGACCCTCTTGCCAGAGCCATCGGGCTTATAACGCAAATAAATATCGCCGCCGCCCGCAATACCATCCATTTCCATCTGGTTAATTGTGCCCTGTTCGTCAATATCGATATACAGCTTGGCATATTGCACTGTTTCTTCATCCGCCGTGCGCATCCGGTCAGCCGCCACCGAAATCAACATCGGCGGCGCTTCATAAGGTTTACCCTCTTCTTTTTCATCGTCCATAAACGGCCTTGCATCAAGGAAGGGCCCATCCAGCACAATTTTCGTCTTTCCGGAAGGCTCAACCTCAAATTCCAACTGCGCCACCGTTTCATTCAACGTAAAACGTGAAACCTTGCCTCCAGCCAATTCTGTCTCTTCGCCCTTCTGACGAAACCGTAAATGAGAAGACTCCAGTTTCAAAGCCGGCGCGCTCCCTTTCAGATCAAGAATTTCCTTTAAGTCCCCATTCTTCAAAACCGCTTTAAGCGTTGCGCTTCCCTTCACCTGAGGCTTCTTCTCATAATCAAACGGATCGACAAAGACCCGCGCCGGAGTCAAATCCGCCGCCACAAGCGCCTCGGCGCCCCCCCCAGCATATTCTGTATAGGTCACATCAACCGAAGCCGATCCTTCTAAAAAGCTGCTCAGATCCATGCCGAACTGATCACGCAGTTCCGGCGTCGCCATCACTGCAGCCTTAACCTGCATGGCATAGGGCTTGCCTGCCGCACTTAAATACTCATGATAATCAAGCGTAATCGGCTGATCGCCAAGCCGTCCCTTGCCCCTCACCCGCAAAGCATTGTTTTTCACGCTTACATCAAACGGCCCTTCACTTAAGGGAAGTCCGCGCACCACATTGGGCAAGAATGCATTGCTGAGCGTTCCTCGAACATTCACATCGACATCGGCAATCTTAATGTCCTTTTTCGTCGGCAAGGAAATATTAACCCGCATATCAGCCTGACCACGAACATTCGCAACATCAATCTCACTATTCACCCCAATCGGCTCATCACGAATGTAGGTAAAAACTGATTTAGCAGGACCTTGAAGCTTAAGGTTAATATCGGCTTGCCCTTTTCCAGCCTCAATAATATTGACTAACTCAACATCCGCTTCACTAACAGCCAAATCCATCACTCTGGCAGATTCAATATCAATACGTATCGTTTCGCTATCGAGATCGAATCTGGCTCTGCCTTTAGCGTTAGTAACCGGCTTAAGTGGCGCACGATAATCAATACTCATACCTTCAAACTCAAATCCCGCCACAAGCTTCTTCAGATCAACACTCGTTCTACCCTCACCCGGTAGAACCTCAAGATCGCCCTGCGCATAAATATTTGAAAAAATGCCTGCCCCGAGCTTATCAACAATCCATTCCTTGCTGTTATCCTCGGCCAGCGCCACAGGCCACAAAGGTGCAATCGCACTCTGCGCTAAACGTTCAATTTCAAGACGCACCGGACCGTTAACAGTGCCCGCCTCACTCAACGTCAAATCGGCATTCCCCTCAAGCTTTACCCCGCTGATCGTAACCTGCACCTTCTTGAGATCAACCTGACCGTTCTGCGCCGTGTAATGCGCCAAAACGCCTAAATCTTTGTAGACCACAGGCTGTGCCGAAAGCTCTGCAATATTCAACGCCCCGGCCTCAGAAAGCACCGTTAAATCAGCGCGCTGCAACTTCATACCTTTATCAATACGCGCCTTAAACTGTGCATTGAGCGGCACATCCTGCATTTTCAAAATCTCAAGCTCAGGAATTTTCTGCCCCAACAGTGACAAATCAAAATTTTCTAAAATTGCATCCAGATCTACCGCCTCAGAGGCAAGTCCTAACTCTGCCGTAAATTTAAGCCGAGGCGCGGCGCCCGCCTCTGCAGGCAAATCCACAATCCCCTTCGACCGCAAAGCCCCCTCGACCCGTTCAATCACAATATCAGCGCGCGGCAAAACCCACGAAAGCGCGAGCACCCGGTCATCAACCAACAAGCTGGCCTCTTCAATCTCAAAACTTCTCAGTTCCGAAAGCAAACTATCCGCCACTGGCCCGTTCTGATCGCCGGCAAGAACGCCTAGAATTTGTTCAATATAATCAACTTGCGCGCCATCTTCTTCCTTTGGTTGCGCCGGACCATAAATTTTTGTATCTGCCACGCCAATATCAAAGCTATTATCCGCATTTCGAATAAGACTCAAACTTGGACGCTTAAGAACCAACCCTTCGGGCCGTATCTGCCCCATCAGCAAATGCGCTTTATTCAGCCCCAGCGCTGCTTCGCCAATCGAAGCCACAACACGCCCCTCCGGCCCATACACGCTCGCCCCCTTTAGGCCCAGCAGCAACGGCTCGCGCAAATCCGGCCAAAACAGCACAATGTTATCCATGCTGACATACATACCGCTTTGCTCATCACGCAAAGCTTCTTGAATATATGGCCGCGCAAACTCCATATCCAGCGGCGCCGACAAAAGCCGCCATCCTAAAACGCATACAGCCACCACCGTTAAAACAACGCCAACCGCCAAAATTTCAACGAATATAAGACCACTACGTCTGCAGAAAAGCTTGAAATCCATATCCTATTTTATGCCACGCTTGACTTAAGCCGCAAAGCCCCCATGTTAAAGAAACTGAAGTAAGTATGGATTTTTGAAAGGACAACGCTATGACAGAATTAAAAGTTGGAGACCCCGCCCCTAATTTCACCGCCCCCGCAGACGGCAATCGTGAACTTTCCCTATCGGATTTTAAAGGCCAAAAGATTGTCCTATATTTCTATCCCAAAGACGACACACCCGGTTGCACCAAGGAAAGTTGCGGCTTCAACGAAGCCCTGCAAGCTTTCAAAAAACTAGGCACAACCATCATCGGCATCTCCAAAGACTCACCAGTACGCCATGATAAATTCAAAGCAAAATACAATTTGAATTTCCCGCTCGTCTCCGATGAAAACACCGACATTTGCGAACGCTATGGCGTCTGGAAAGAAAAAAATATGTACGGCAAAAAATACATGGGCATTGAACGCTCAACCTTCCTGATCAATGAGGAAGGCAAAATCGCCGCTATATGGCGCAAAGTCAAAGTCGACGGCCACGTTGAAGAAGTTGAAAGCGCCGCAGAAAACATCGCAAAAGCCGCCTAGACAAAAAGCCCTCGACGATTGAGGGCTTTTCTATTTAGAAAAATTTGGTGATCACAAAGGACTATGACTATCCCGCCAGAGCGGTGACCATATCTTCCAGCCGAACCTGACGCCCGGCACCAGCCTTGTTCAAATGATCATGCATATGATCAATAATCACGTCATTATAGCCGTGGAAGAAATGATTAGCCTCATCAATCACGCGGTAATCGATATCAATACCTTTTTGCTGATGCAAACGTTCAACAAACTCAGACACGAAGGATTCTTCGATTACGTCATCTTTGCCTCCATGCACCACCAGACCGGAAGTCGGGCACGGTGCAAGAAAACTAAAATCCTCAGTATTCGCAGGCGGAGCGACAGAAATAAAACCTTGAATTTCCGGGCGCCGCATTAAAAGCTGCATACCGATCCACGCACCAAAAGAAAACCCGCCAACCCAAACATACGGCGCATTTGGATTAATCTCCTGCATCCAGTCCAGCGCAGAAGCGGCATCGCTAAGCTCTCCCTCGCCTTGATCAAACAGTCCTTGCGAACGCCCAACACCACGGAAATTAAACCGCAAACACGAAAATCCGCGCGCCGCAAAGCCTTGGAACATATTATAAGTGATTTTGTTATTCATCGTACCGCCATGCTCTGGACTCGGATGTAAAATTAAAGCGAGCGGGGCGTTTTTAATTTTTGAATGAGAATAGCGACCTTCAAGACGGCCCGCCGGACCATTGAAAATAACTTCTGGCATTTAGTATCCCTAACTGTTTTCGGGTTTGATTTTTAAAAACCGGAACGAAGGAAATAAAAGCCTCGCCCCGATCCTGCTATATTTTAAAGCTGCCCCTATATAGGAAAAACATCCTGCACTGTCTATAAAAACATTACAACCTATTGATTCTGTTTGTGGATAATACCCGCTACAAATCGAATCATTTTCAGTCCAAGTAGCTCAAAATATGTACTATGTAAAAAAACAGCCGCCCTTTTTCACAAAATTCACAAAAACATACGACAAAAAAGAAAATTTCATAGTGCAAAAACGCCAAAGAACCTATAAAGCATTAGACATTATTAATATAAACGAAAATTTAAAACCGTAAAAACGAATGCCCTCAACACTCACATTAAATTCACGCGGAGAATACGCCCTCATAGCAATGGTTGAACTTACCCGTACAGACTCTAAAAATCCGCTTCCATTAACAAAAATTGCAGCCAATGCCGGAATTTCACTATCCTACCTTGAACAACTCGTCTCCGGACTACGACGCCACGGCCTTGTCAAAAGCTATCGCGGCCCCGGCGGTGGGTATCTTTTAAACAAGAGTGCCGATGAAATCATGATTACCGATATTCTGCGCGCCAGCGAAGACAACGCACCGGCAAAACGCAAAAAAACGAAAACCGGCAAAACAAATCCTTGTGAACATACCCATGCCCTATGGGAGCATATTGGTAGAATTTTATCGGCAACTCTGTGTGAAATTACATTACATGACGTACTGCACAATCAACTTGAACATCACCCACATGCTCGTAAACTATTTGAAACCATAGGGAAAATCGCTTAAATAGCGTCCATGGATAAAAAAACCTATTTAGATTACAACGCCACCGCGCCAACGCGGCCAGAAGTCATCGCCATTATAAATGAATGCTTAAGCGCGCCGCACAACGCTTCTGCTGTACATAGCTTTGGCCGCGAAGGACGTAAAATTGTCGAGTGTGCCCGCGAGAAAATTGCCGCCCTCGTCGGTGTCCCGCCTGCTCAAATCATTTTCAATTCCGGCGCGACAGAGGGCAATAACACAGTCCTGCGCCATTTCACAAAAGAACGGGTTCTCGTATCAGCCATTGAACATCCGTCCGTTTTGGAAACTGTCCCGAAAAGTGACCGCATCCCGACTACTCCGGAAGGCGTGCTGGATCTGGAAACCTTCGAGATACTACTCAAAGCCGAAAAAACCGCATTAGTTTCGGTGATGCTGGCCAATAATGAAACCGGCATTATCCAGCCCGTCAAAGAAGCCGCAGCGCTGGCCCACAAACACGGCGCGCTATTTCACTGCGATGCTGTGCAGGCCGCCGGGCGTATCCCCATCGATATGGCCGCCCTTGGTATCGATTTTTTTACCCTCTCAGCCCATAAAATCGGCGGCCCT
It contains:
- a CDS encoding anhydro-N-acetylmuramic acid kinase produces the protein MSEHKVYRAIGLMSGTALDGEIDVALVETDGHAFVKPLGFYAHPYDLSVRDNVRACFGKRVPDAQTREAEALVTDLHIAAVKASGFEADVIGFHGQTITHAPKDSFTWQLGDGAWLAVETGMDVVNDFRSADMKAGGQGAPLTPLYHAAIMVGQDKPVAVLNLGGVANVTYIAEDGDLCAFDCGPGNALMDDFIKHRRGVAFDKDGMLASKSLPHVGILEGFLADDYFSLPGPKSLDRNSWSVDIVRDLSDEMGMATLFAMSVGAIEKSVKGLPNVPKVIYVAGGGRKNKYLMEVLSKRLGGFWRPKSKMKSIDDVGYDGDAIEAECFGYLAVRSLLGLPLSLPETTGIARPVSGGVLHKA
- a CDS encoding threonylcarbamoyl-AMP synthase, yielding MIKSANPESIAEAAEILKSGGLVGMPTETVYGLAADATNGQAVAKIFAAKGRPSFNPLIIHVTDLEQAGEFVVVNDWARAMSQAFWPGPLTLILPKKENTQISELASTGLETLAVRVPAHKVARALIKAACVPLAAPSANASGTLSPTTAAHVYDSLGDKVDIILAAGACAVGLESTVLDLSGEAPLVLRPGGISAEDISKVLGVEVRYDAGDSVAPKSPGQLLKHYAPNLPVRLNAIDLKEDEALLAFGRTKFMIGSDFPAELVCNLSENKDLYEAAANLFAMLKVLDESGAKGIAVMAVPEVGIGIAINDRLRRAAQA
- a CDS encoding alpha/beta hydrolase, which produces MPEVIFNGPAGRLEGRYSHSKIKNAPLALILHPSPEHGGTMNNKITYNMFQGFAARGFSCLRFNFRGVGRSQGLFDQGEGELSDAASALDWMQEINPNAPYVWVGGFSFGAWIGMQLLMRRPEIQGFISVAPPANTEDFSFLAPCPTSGLVVHGGKDDVIEESFVSEFVERLHQQKGIDIDYRVIDEANHFFHGYNDVIIDHMHDHLNKAGAGRQVRLEDMVTALAG
- the bcp gene encoding thioredoxin-dependent thiol peroxidase, with translation MTELKVGDPAPNFTAPADGNRELSLSDFKGQKIVLYFYPKDDTPGCTKESCGFNEALQAFKKLGTTIIGISKDSPVRHDKFKAKYNLNFPLVSDENTDICERYGVWKEKNMYGKKYMGIERSTFLINEEGKIAAIWRKVKVDGHVEEVESAAENIAKAA
- a CDS encoding cysteine desulfurase, whose product is MDKKTYLDYNATAPTRPEVIAIINECLSAPHNASAVHSFGREGRKIVECAREKIAALVGVPPAQIIFNSGATEGNNTVLRHFTKERVLVSAIEHPSVLETVPKSDRIPTTPEGVLDLETFEILLKAEKTALVSVMLANNETGIIQPVKEAAALAHKHGALFHCDAVQAAGRIPIDMAALGIDFFTLSAHKIGGPQGIGALALGICGITPTLLHGGGQEKSARAGTENVAGIAGFGIAAELAQDGIQDYQNKTRALQTKLETTLKNIKIYGKNAPRVANTTLFSQPGVSSETLLIALDLEGVAVSNGSACSSGRVQPSHVLKAMGVSDEETTSAIRISTGWNTTQNDIDRFIKVWQNITSRIQKKAQDRA
- a CDS encoding Rrf2 family transcriptional regulator; this encodes MVELTRTDSKNPLPLTKIAANAGISLSYLEQLVSGLRRHGLVKSYRGPGGGYLLNKSADEIMITDILRASEDNAPAKRKKTKTGKTNPCEHTHALWEHIGRILSATLCEITLHDVLHNQLEHHPHARKLFETIGKIA
- a CDS encoding tyrosine--tRNA ligase, whose amino-acid sequence is MTKYKSEFLNILTERDFIHQCSDFNGLDAKLSKGVQSAYIGFDATADSLHVGSLVQIMMLYWFQQCGHKPITLMGGGTTRVGDPSGKDESRRMLTETDIEKNIGGIGLIFGNYLRYGSGRTDALMVNNADWLDQLNYIDFLRDYGPHFTINRMMGFESVKLRLEREQPLTFLEFNYMILQAYDFVELRQRFGTILQMGGSDQWGNIINGVELWRRTSPREKSKGFSVGNYSGPATDPVFALTTPLLTTASGAKMGKTADGAVWLNADKLPAYDFWQYWRNTEDADVGRFLKLFTTLPMDEIARLEAVQGAEINEVKKVLAFEVTKLCHGETAAREAADTAAKVFEQGSIGADLPCVQLDLSAGVTFIDAACAAGLTTSKGEARRIISQGGAKVNGQPVTDPAFTLTADMISEGDAIKISTSKKKHALVKAS